GCGTTCATTTCGTGTTGTTCCCTCTCCCTCCGGGAGAGGGCCAGGGTGAGGGTGCAGCGGCACATACACACGACCGTCGCGGCTTCGAGGCTGCGGCCCTCACCCCAGCCCTCTCCCCAAGGGGAGAGGGAGCAAGACCGAACAGAAAGACAAAGGGTACGGACATGACCGACCACTACGACGCCCTCGAAATCCGAGACCCGGCCGAACGCGAGCGCGACCTGCTGGCTGCGCTGCCGAAGCAGATTGCCCAAGCCCAGACCGCCGCGCCCGCGTTTGCGAAGATCCTCGACGGCGTGAAGCCGGCGGACATCACGACACGCGAGGCGCTCGCCAGGCTGCCCGTCACACGCAAGACCGAACTGCTCGACCTGCAGAAGCAGCGGCGCGCCGACGATCCCTTCGGCGGCTTTTCTGCCATCGGCCGCGGCAGTCGCATGCCACGCGTGTTCGCAAGCCCCGGCACCATCTACGAGCCTGAGGGCGAAGCGCGCGACTACTGGCGCACCGCACGCGCGTTGCACGCGGCGGGCTTTCGCGCCGGCGAACTCATTCACAACAGCTTCAGCTACCACATGACACCGGCCGGCTCCATCATGGAGAGCGGTGCGCGGGCCATGGGCTGCACCGTGTTCGCCGGCGGCACCGGCCAGACCGAGCAGCAGCTCGAGGCCATGGCCGACCTCAAGCCCGAGGGCTATGCGGGCACGCCGAGCTTCCTCAAGATCCTGCTGGAAAAGGCCGAGGAGAAGGGCCTGCAGCTGCCTTCGCTCACCAAGGCGCTGGTTTCCGGCGAGGCCTTTCCGCCCAGCCTGCACGACTGGATCGCCGCGCACGGCGTGAAGGGGACGCAGTGCTACGCCACGGCCGACCTCGGCCTCATCGCCTACGAAACCAGCGCACGCGAGGGCCTGGTGATCGATGAAGGCGTGCTGGTCGAGATCGTGCGGCCCGGCACCGGCGACCCGGTGCCCGACGGCGAGGTGGGCGAGATCGTGGTGACCACGTTCAACCCTGACTATCCGCTGGTGCGCTTCGGCACCGGCGATCTCTCGGCCGTGCTCGCGGGCACCTGCCCCACCGGCCGCACCAACAAGCGCATCAAGGGCTGGCTCGGCCGCGCCGACCAGACCACCAAGGTGCGCGGCATGTTCGTCCATCCTTCGCAGGTGGCTGACATCGTGCGGCGCTTTCCGGAGATCCAGCGCGCGCGCCTCGTGGTGTCGGGCGAGATGGGCGACGACCGCATGACCTTCCGGCTCGAATGCGCGGGTGCACCGGCCGGGCTCGATGCGCGCATTGCCGACGCGGTGCGCGAAGTGACCAAGCTGCGCGGCACCATCGAGCTGGTGCCGCCAGGCACCTTGCCGAACGACGGCAAGGTGATCGAGGACGCGCGCAGCTACAAGTAGCGGCGGCAGAACCTGCGCGCGGCCTTGCGCGCCAGGACCATCAGCAGCGCGAGGCAGCCGCTCAGTGCGCGAGCACGGCCTCGGCGTCTTGTGCGGCGGGCCCCACGTACACCGACTGCGGCCGGATCAGCCGCCCCTTCTTCACCTGCTCGCGCGCATGCGCCACCCATCCGCTCACGCGGCCGGCCGCGAACACGCAGGTGAAGCTCTCGCGGCCGAAGCCCAGCGCTTCGAGCAGCAGCGCGGTGTAGAACTCGACGTTGGTCTCGAGCGCGCGGCCGGGCTTTTTCTCGCGCA
The Variovorax sp. OAS795 genome window above contains:
- a CDS encoding AMP-binding protein, with amino-acid sequence MTDHYDALEIRDPAERERDLLAALPKQIAQAQTAAPAFAKILDGVKPADITTREALARLPVTRKTELLDLQKQRRADDPFGGFSAIGRGSRMPRVFASPGTIYEPEGEARDYWRTARALHAAGFRAGELIHNSFSYHMTPAGSIMESGARAMGCTVFAGGTGQTEQQLEAMADLKPEGYAGTPSFLKILLEKAEEKGLQLPSLTKALVSGEAFPPSLHDWIAAHGVKGTQCYATADLGLIAYETSAREGLVIDEGVLVEIVRPGTGDPVPDGEVGEIVVTTFNPDYPLVRFGTGDLSAVLAGTCPTGRTNKRIKGWLGRADQTTKVRGMFVHPSQVADIVRRFPEIQRARLVVSGEMGDDRMTFRLECAGAPAGLDARIADAVREVTKLRGTIELVPPGTLPNDGKVIEDARSYK
- a CDS encoding citrate/2-methylcitrate synthase — its product is MAALAILREKKPGRALETNVEFYTALLLEALGFGRESFTCVFAAGRVSGWVAHAREQVKKGRLIRPQSVYVGPAAQDAEAVLAH